ACACGGTGCTCGCGCTGGGCGGCAGCCGTCACCCGCTGGTGGTGTTCGAGTCCTTCCGGGGCCGCGCCCCCAGCACCCAGCCCCTGCTCAAGCAGACGGGCCTGCTGGAGACGCAGGAGACGCGCGTGTAGCGCGCCGGGGTCAGGGCTCGTCCTGGGGGAGGAGCCCCGTCTCCCGCAGACGCCGGGCCGTCCAGGCCTCGGCGCCGGCCAGGTCCGCGAAGGTGGCCAGCGGCGGGTGGAACCGGACGAAGTGCATGATGGCGCTGAGCGACAACTGCATGAGGGGCGTGGTGAGGATGACGGCCGTGCCCTGCACGCACGCGAGCAGGGCGCGCTCGTGCTTCTCGAACCACTCCACCTGGCGCCATCGCTGGTCGAGTGGCACCACTCCCACCCGGGAGAGATCCACGAGCATCACGAAGCGCTCGCCGCGCAGCAGGTAGCCCGCGAACGTGTCCAGGCACGCCACGTGCTCTGACATGGAGAGGGTGCCGGGCAGCCGCAGGACGAGCAGCGGCCAGCGCGATTCATCGAAGAGGGTCGAATCCGGCGGCGATCCGTCGCGGGATCCCGGTAAGGGGGAGTCCGGGTCCATGGGGGGAGCCATTCTGACAGGCCCGTGGAAACGTGCTATGGCGCGCGAGTCCGGAGGGCTGGTGGATTCGCGTCGAACCGAGGGTTTTCTCTATCTGGCGGGCTTTGGCGCCTCGATTCCACTCTCCAACTGGATGATCGGCCACGTGGGGGTGGTGTGCTCGGACGCGGGGCCGTGCCTGCTGCCCGTGGGGCCGGGGCTGCTGGCTCCCAGCGGCGTGCTCGTGGTGGGCCTGGCCTTCGTGTTGAGGGACCTGGTGCAGCGCCGGCTGGGCAAGGGCTGGACGCTCGCGGCGATCGCCCTGGGCGCGCTGCTCTCGGGGGTGCTCGCGCCGTCGGCGCTGGTGGTGGCCTCGAGCGCGGCCTTCGCCGTGTCGGAGCTCGCCGACTTCGCTGTCTACACGCCCCTGCAGCGGCGCGGTCTGGTGCTGGCCGTGCTCGCCAGCAGCGCCGTGGGGCTCGTCGTGGACAGCGTCCTCTTCCTGAAGCTCGCCTTCGGGGGGCTCGACTTCCTGGCGGGGCAGGTGGTGGGCAAGGCGTGGATGGTGCTGCTGTCGCTGCCCCTCGTGTCCTGGTTGCGGCGTCGCGACGAGCGGCTCGGGTTCGAGCCCGCCTGAGCCACGAGGCCGCGCGCTCCCGGAGCAGTCCGGAAATCTCCTGGCGGCGCGTCCGCATCTTTCCACCGCGGGTGCGTCGTGTTCACCGCCGATACCTACCGGGGGCGGAGTTTCGAGGTGGCGTGGGAGCCGTGCTCTACATTGACGCTCCATGTCCACCCTATTGAAGCCAGAGCCCCGGGTCGCCGACCCCGCGCCGGCGACGCGAGGCGATGCGGTTCGTCCCTCCTCGCCGCCCCTGGCGGCCCATCTGGTGCGCGTCACGCTTCCCGAGCAGGGGGATGAGCTCAACGGCAAGGCGCTGTGTGAGCAGCTGCGTCGCTTCCTGAAGGCTCACCCCGGCCCCTGCTGCTTCTTCCTGGAGGGGACGGGCATGGTGAACGCGCGCATCGGCTTCGCCAACGCCTTCAAGGAGCTGGATCGCGAGTGGGGCGCGCGCATGGAAGTGGTGTGCGCCATTCCCCAGCCCATCCCGAGGATGATGGCCTACACGGTGGCGACCATGGCCCAGGCGTCCTGGCACATCTTCCGCACGCGCGTGGAGGCCGAGCTGCACCTGCAGCTGCGCGGCTACCTCGCCGCGGAGGGCGGTCCCTCCCCGCGGGGGCCGGTGCACGTGAGCCTGCACGCCCTGTCCTGACGTCCCCGTTCTCCCCCCGGGACTACCCCTGGGGTCGGAGCGCACCCGCCAGGAGGCGACGAAGCTCAAGGGCCGGCGCTCCCGGACTGTTCTTCCTCGAAACATCCGGGCTCCGACACCCGATGTCCCGTTCTGGCTGACTTCCTGTGTTTCCGTCTTTCGGCTAGCTTCGAATCATCCGCTCCGAGGGGAGCCGGAGGCGCGGCGCATGATGCCGGGGGGGACGAGGACATGCCGAGTTTGATGGCCTTGCGGCGACAGGCCTGGGGGGACGTGCAGTCGAAGCTGCGTGACCTGCCGCGTCGGGTGAAGCCACTGCGCCACCTGTTGGCGGACGAGTCGGAACTGGCCAGCCCTGGTTCGCGGTACATGCCCCTGGTGGACACGGCGCGGGTGGACGCGTACCGCAACGCCATCGAGCGCTACGTGCAGCCGGAGCACGTGGTGGTGGACGTGGGCACGGGCAACGGACTGCGCGCCATGCTCGCGGCCCGGTGTGGGCCGCGCAGGCTGTACGCGGTGGATACCTCGGGTGAACTGGACACGGCGCAGTGGGTGGCTTGTCGCAATGGCTTCACGGACATCGAGTTCGTGCGCGCCGACATCTCGCGCTTCCAGCCGCCGGAGCGGGTGGACGTGTTGCTGCACGAGCTGGTGGGCGATGGCGTGTTCGACGCGGGGCTGATTCCCCGGCTGCTCGACGCGCGGGACCGGCTGCTCGCGCCCGGGGGCCGCATCCTGCCCCACCGCTTCGACATCTTCTTCGAGCCGGTGCAGTTGCGCGAGGAGGCGCGCGTGCCCTTCCTGTGGGATCAGCGCCTGCCGGACGTGGACTTCAGCTGCCTGCAGATCCTCCGCGACACCTTGAATCCCACGTACTTCACCCGGCTCATCCGTCCCCAGGACGTGGAGCGCTCGCTGTGTGAGGCGAGGCCCGCCTTCACGCTGGACCTGGAGACGCTGCGCTCGGGCGCGCTGCCGCGGCGCCTGGAGCTGGCGAGGCCCGTGGTGCACGGGGGCCGCATGGACGGCCTGTGCCTCTACTACCGGGCGCACTTCGATGACACGCTGTCCTATGACACCGTCCCCGAGCGCCCCCGCGCGTGTGCTCCGGTGATGTTGCTGCGCACGGACAGCCGCGACTTTGCCCGCTACGAGACGATCCGCGTGGAGATGTCGTTGCCGGACCTGGCGGACATCACCACATGGCGGTGGAACTTCTCGTGAGGGTAGCCGCCTGCGTGTCCCGTGCCTCGTCGCGCTCCTGTTGTTGGTGACCTCGTCGGCGGGGGCTCAGGCTCCCGCGGTGACCCGGGGGGCGGGCACCCCGCGCTCCCTGGCGGGCCGGTGTGGCTCGGCCAACTGGGTGTGCGTGGCGCAGTGCATCGACGTGACGTGCGTGGACCGGTGCCTGGCCCAGGGGTGTGAGAAGGCGCTGGACGCGCTGGCGGACTGTGCCGCCCGGAGCGGCTGTGGCGCGGATGATTCGGACTGCGTGGAGCGGGTGTGCGGCAAGCAGTGTGATCGCACCTTCGAGCCTGCTCCCCCCAGCCCCGAGAAGGAGACCCCGGACCCGTGCGCGGACGGCTCGGTGGGCTCGGGCGCGGTGCCCAAGGGGATGGTGGGCACCTGGAACCTGGAAGCGGCGAGCGTGCGCCCCGAGGAGAAGGCCAGGGTGGTGGGCCAGGACGAGCCCCAGGACGTCAAGCCGCGCCCGGACTTCGAGCGCACCCTGGTGGTGACACCCAACGGCTGCTTCCTGTTGCGCACGAAGCTGGAGAACGCCACGCTGGGCAGGGGCAGTGAGTTGGAGGTGCGCTCCTGGGGCGCCTTCGTGGTGAACGAGAAGGAGGACACGGTGGAGCTGCGCACGAAGTCCGGCCAGGCGGTGGGCATGGTGTGCGGCAAGCCCCGCGTCGTCGGCCTGTCCAAGGGCAGGTTCCAGCGGCCCCTCTACGATTACGAGCTGGAGGGCGACGTGCTCGGGGTCACCGCGCGGACGACCTCCAAGCAGACATTCCAGTTCCGCCGGCAGGCGGAAGAGAAGGCGAAATAAGCGCATGGCCGAGCGGATGAGCCCTGTCGACGCGGCGTGGCTCCAGATGGAGGAGCCCACCAGTCTCATGGTCATCACGGCGGTGCTGTGGTTCGACGGTCCATTGGACTTCGAGCGGCTGGTGCGCCGGGTGGAGGAGCGGCTCGTGGCGCGCCATCCGCGCTTCCACCAGCGCGCGGTGACGCGGGGCCTGTGGAGCACGCCGCACTGGGAGGAGGTGCCCGCCTTCCGGCTGGAGGATCACCTGCGGCGCACGCGGCTGCCGCCTCCCGGGGGGCGCGACGCGCTGGAGCGGCTCGTGGGGGAGTCCATGGGCACGCCCCTGGAGCCCTCGCGGCCCCTGTGGGAGCTGCATCTCTTCGAGGGGTATGAGGAGGGCTGCGCGCTGCTGGCGCGCGTGCACCACTGCATCGCGGATGGGATTTCCCTGGGGCGGGTGCTGCTCGCCCTGACGGACGCGAGCGCCGAGGAGGGTCCGGAGCGGGAGGACGCCTTCGAGGAGCCAGAGACCCCGCCGAGCACCTGGACGCGGCTGTGGCGGGGCGCCCGGAAGGTGGCGGACACGACCCAGGCGGCGCTGAAGCGGGGCGGGGAGTTGTGGGCCGAGCCCATCCAGCTCATGGACCTGGCGGTGGAAGGGGCCCGGGGGGCCTCGGCCCTCAGCCGGCTGCTGTCGCTGGTGCCGGATCCCCCCTCGCCCTTCACGGGCCGGCTCGGTCCGGTCAAGCGCGTGGCGTGGTCGCGGCCGGTGCCCGTGGAGCAGGTGCGCGCCATCGGCCATGGCACGGGCAGCACGGTGAATGACGTGATGATGGCGGTGGTGGCGGGCACGCTGCGTCGCTACATGCACACCCGCGGCGCGGAGCCGAGGGACCTGCGCGCCGTGGTGCCGGTGAACCTGCGCTCGCTCCATGAGCCCCTGCCGCGCACGCTGGGCAATCGCTTCGGCATGGTGTTCCTGCCGCTGCCGCTCACGTTGGAAGAGCCGGTGGATCGGCTGTGGGAGCTCAAGCGGCGCATGGACACCCTCAAGCGCTCGCCCGAGGCATCGGTGGTGTTCGGCATGTTGACGGCGGCGGGTCTGGCGCCCGCGCCGGTGGAGCGGGCCGCGGTGGAGGTGATGCGGCGCAAGTCCTCGCTGGTGCTCACCCACGTGCCGGGGCCCCGCAGGCCGGTGTACCTGGCGGGAGCGCGGCTGTCGGGCATGGCCTTCTGGGTGCCCATGGCGGGACGGCTGGGCCTGGGACTGAGCCTCTTCCGCTACGCGGGCCACGTGACGCTCGGCGTGGCCGTGGACGCGGGCCTGGTCCCGGAGCCCCGGGTGCTCATCGAGGACTTCGAGGCGGAGCTCGAGGCGCTCGCCCAGGCGGTGCGCGAGGCCGCGCGCGCGACGTCCTCCTCCTGAGCGTCTCGGGACTACCGGCCCTTGCGCTTGCCGCCCTGCCGTCCCCGCGTCTGCAGCGGGGTGTCGTACTCGGGGCGGGCCGCCTCCTGGAAGAGCTTGTGGAAGGCCTCCAGCCGCTCCGGGGC
Above is a window of Cystobacter fuscus DNA encoding:
- a CDS encoding VUT family protein, producing MDSRRTEGFLYLAGFGASIPLSNWMIGHVGVVCSDAGPCLLPVGPGLLAPSGVLVVGLAFVLRDLVQRRLGKGWTLAAIALGALLSGVLAPSALVVASSAAFAVSELADFAVYTPLQRRGLVLAVLASSAVGLVVDSVLFLKLAFGGLDFLAGQVVGKAWMVLLSLPLVSWLRRRDERLGFEPA
- a CDS encoding WS/DGAT/MGAT family O-acyltransferase produces the protein MAERMSPVDAAWLQMEEPTSLMVITAVLWFDGPLDFERLVRRVEERLVARHPRFHQRAVTRGLWSTPHWEEVPAFRLEDHLRRTRLPPPGGRDALERLVGESMGTPLEPSRPLWELHLFEGYEEGCALLARVHHCIADGISLGRVLLALTDASAEEGPEREDAFEEPETPPSTWTRLWRGARKVADTTQAALKRGGELWAEPIQLMDLAVEGARGASALSRLLSLVPDPPSPFTGRLGPVKRVAWSRPVPVEQVRAIGHGTGSTVNDVMMAVVAGTLRRYMHTRGAEPRDLRAVVPVNLRSLHEPLPRTLGNRFGMVFLPLPLTLEEPVDRLWELKRRMDTLKRSPEASVVFGMLTAAGLAPAPVERAAVEVMRRKSSLVLTHVPGPRRPVYLAGARLSGMAFWVPMAGRLGLGLSLFRYAGHVTLGVAVDAGLVPEPRVLIEDFEAELEALAQAVREAARATSSS
- a CDS encoding methyltransferase domain-containing protein; this translates as MALRRQAWGDVQSKLRDLPRRVKPLRHLLADESELASPGSRYMPLVDTARVDAYRNAIERYVQPEHVVVDVGTGNGLRAMLAARCGPRRLYAVDTSGELDTAQWVACRNGFTDIEFVRADISRFQPPERVDVLLHELVGDGVFDAGLIPRLLDARDRLLAPGGRILPHRFDIFFEPVQLREEARVPFLWDQRLPDVDFSCLQILRDTLNPTYFTRLIRPQDVERSLCEARPAFTLDLETLRSGALPRRLELARPVVHGGRMDGLCLYYRAHFDDTLSYDTVPERPRACAPVMLLRTDSRDFARYETIRVEMSLPDLADITTWRWNFS